In the Gossypium arboreum isolate Shixiya-1 chromosome 10, ASM2569848v2, whole genome shotgun sequence genome, one interval contains:
- the LOC108470631 gene encoding 25.3 kDa vesicle transport protein-like — MVKLTMIARVTDGLPLAEGLDDGRDLTDAEMYKQQVKALFKNLSKGHNEASRMSVETGPYVFHYIIEGRVCYLTMCDRSYPKKLAFQYLEDLKNEFERVNGAQIETAARPYAFIKFDTFIQKTKKLYQDTRTQRNISKLNDELYEVHQIMTRNVQEVLGVGEKLDQVSQMSSRLTSESRMYADKARDLNRQALIRKWAPVAIVLGVVFLLFWVKAKLW; from the exons ATGGTGAAACTGACAATGATTGCTCGTGTTACTGATGGTCTTCCTCTGGCGGAGGGACTAGATGATGGTCGGGATCTGACAGATGCCGAAATGTACAAACAACAAGTTAAGGCTTTGTTTAAGAATCTCTCTAAAGGCCATAATGAAGCTTCAAGGATGTCTGTCGAGACTGGTCCTTATGTATTCCA CTATATCATTGAAGGTCGTGTTTGTTACTTGACAATGTGTGACCGTTCTTATCCTAAGAAACTTGCTTTTCAATATCTGGAAGACCTCAAGAATGAATTTGAACGTGTTAATGGAGCTCAAATTGAAACTGCTGCCAGGCCTTATGCATTTATTAAATTTG ATACATTCATACAGAAGACAAAAAAATTATACCAGGACACCCGTACTCAACGGAATATTTCAAAGTTGAACGATGAACTCTACGAAGTTCACCAAATAATGACTCGCAATGTGCAAGAAGTTCTTGGTGTTGGTGAAAAGTTGGACC AGGTCAGTCAGATGTCCAGTCGTTTGACGTCGGAATCTCGCATGTATGCTGATAAGGCGAGAGACTTAAATCGACAG GCTTTAATTCGGAAGTGGGCTCCGGTTGCCATCGTGTTAGGAGTCGTGTTCCTCCTCTTTTGGGTGAAAGCAAAGCTGTGGTGA